A genomic stretch from Larimichthys crocea isolate SSNF chromosome XXII, L_crocea_2.0, whole genome shotgun sequence includes:
- the LOC104937704 gene encoding type-2 ice-structuring protein isoform X1 encodes MFIVVDSDFHQISIMFIMKTVLLISVLCVTLSVSAAAVVPVEEILTKETADVSLPVVPAEGVVSEETADVSVPAVEVADVEEEETELAASAVEVADVEEEETKLAASVDDTADVEPAVLLKVNALRNAVPPPFVQEQASSHCPAGWHAHEKHCYLMVNLTYAWTNAEFLCQNIGASLASAHNLQENNFLKQMVWKAGFLSAWFGGYRFQGYWRWDDGTPFDYNNWYSHSSSHSYDCLYLNSQDTLGWSNDRCHLGRPFICSIKAIC; translated from the exons aTATCCATCATGTTCATCATGAAGACTGTGCTGCTCATCTCTGTTCTCTGTGTCACACTGTctgtcagtgctgcagcag TTGTTCCAGTGGAAGAAATTCTTACAAAGGAGACGGCTGATGTTTCACTCCCAG TTGTTCCAGCTGAAGGAGTTGTTTCAGAGGAGACGGCTGATGTTTCAGTTCCAG ctGTGGAAGTAGCAGATGTTGAAGAGGAGGAAACCGAACTTGCAGCCTCAG CTGTGGAAGTAGCAGATGTTGAAGAGGAGGAAACCAAACTTGCAGCCTCAG TAGATGACACAGCAGATGTTGAACCGGCGGTTCTACTGAAGGTCAACGCTCTAC GAAATGCAGTTCCTCCTCCTTTCGTCCAAG agcaagcatcttcacattgtcctGCAGGATGGCACGCACACGAGAAGCACTGCTATCTGATGGTCAACCTCACGTATGCCTGGACTAATGCAGAG TTTCTCTGTCAGAATATTGGTGCAAGCTTGGCGTCAGCCCACAATTTACAGGAAAATAATTTCCTGAAGCAGATGGTCTGGAAGGCTGGTTTCTTATCAGCCTGGTTCGGTGGATACAGATTCCAG GGCTACTGGAGATGGGATGATGGCACGCCATTCGACTACAACAACTGGTACTCccacagcagcagtcacagctATGACTGCCTCTACTTGAACAGCCAAG ACACCCTGGGCTGGTCCAATGACCGCTGCCACTTAGGACGTCCATTCATCTGCTCAATTAAAGCCATCTGCTAG
- the LOC104937703 gene encoding ladderlectin — translation MKTVLVLAVLICAAFAAPAEDKEKVEEAAVEAPEEHMDAPSARYNFCPNGWFSHGSRCFKFVNTPMTWYNAEEHCNAMGGHLASATNPREYSFLQQITQTAGQSIGWLGGFHLQGRWMWIDREGFYYTNFYSPSSASSYPCLYLRTANGWGNTGCSSSYRFICSMNPFGC, via the exons ATGAAGACCGTCCTGGTGCTCGCCGTCCTCATCTGTGCTGCGTTCGCAG ctccagcagaagacaaagaaaaggttGAAG AAGCAGCAGTGGAGGCTCCGGAGGAACACATGGACGCTCCATCTG CTCGTTATAACTTTTGTCCAAACGGTTGGTTCAGCCACGGCTCTCGCTGCTTCAAGTTCGTCAATACTCCAATGACCTGGTACAACGCTGAG GAGCACTGCAACGCCATGGGTGGCCACCTCGCCTCGGCCACCAACCCCAGAGAGTACAGCTTCCTCCAGCAGATCACACAGACAGCCGGGCAGAGCATCGGATGGCTGGGAGGCTTCCACCTGCAG GGCCGCTGGATGTGGATTGACCGTGAAGGTTTCTATTACACCAACTTttactccccctcctctgccAGCAGCTACCCATGCCTCTACCTGCGCACCGCCA ATGGATGGGGTAACACAGGGTGCAGCTCTTCTTATCGCTTCATCTGCTCCATGAACCCGTTCGGCTGTTAA
- the LOC104937704 gene encoding type-2 ice-structuring protein isoform X2 yields MFIVVDSDFHQISIMFIMKTVLLISVLCVTLSVSAAAVVPVEEILTKETADVSLPVVPAEGVVSEETADVSVPAVEVADVEEEETELAASAVEVADVEEEETKLAASDDTADVEPAVLLKVNALRNAVPPPFVQEQASSHCPAGWHAHEKHCYLMVNLTYAWTNAEFLCQNIGASLASAHNLQENNFLKQMVWKAGFLSAWFGGYRFQGYWRWDDGTPFDYNNWYSHSSSHSYDCLYLNSQDTLGWSNDRCHLGRPFICSIKAIC; encoded by the exons aTATCCATCATGTTCATCATGAAGACTGTGCTGCTCATCTCTGTTCTCTGTGTCACACTGTctgtcagtgctgcagcag TTGTTCCAGTGGAAGAAATTCTTACAAAGGAGACGGCTGATGTTTCACTCCCAG TTGTTCCAGCTGAAGGAGTTGTTTCAGAGGAGACGGCTGATGTTTCAGTTCCAG ctGTGGAAGTAGCAGATGTTGAAGAGGAGGAAACCGAACTTGCAGCCTCAG CTGTGGAAGTAGCAGATGTTGAAGAGGAGGAAACCAAACTTGCAGCCTCAG ATGACACAGCAGATGTTGAACCGGCGGTTCTACTGAAGGTCAACGCTCTAC GAAATGCAGTTCCTCCTCCTTTCGTCCAAG agcaagcatcttcacattgtcctGCAGGATGGCACGCACACGAGAAGCACTGCTATCTGATGGTCAACCTCACGTATGCCTGGACTAATGCAGAG TTTCTCTGTCAGAATATTGGTGCAAGCTTGGCGTCAGCCCACAATTTACAGGAAAATAATTTCCTGAAGCAGATGGTCTGGAAGGCTGGTTTCTTATCAGCCTGGTTCGGTGGATACAGATTCCAG GGCTACTGGAGATGGGATGATGGCACGCCATTCGACTACAACAACTGGTACTCccacagcagcagtcacagctATGACTGCCTCTACTTGAACAGCCAAG ACACCCTGGGCTGGTCCAATGACCGCTGCCACTTAGGACGTCCATTCATCTGCTCAATTAAAGCCATCTGCTAG
- the LOC104937704 gene encoding type-2 ice-structuring protein isoform X3 yields the protein MFIVVDSDFHQISIMFIMKTVLLISVLCVTLSVSAAAVVPVEEILTKETADVSLPVVPAEGVVSEETADVSVPAVEVADVEEEETELAASDDTADVEPAVLLKVNALRNAVPPPFVQEQASSHCPAGWHAHEKHCYLMVNLTYAWTNAEFLCQNIGASLASAHNLQENNFLKQMVWKAGFLSAWFGGYRFQGYWRWDDGTPFDYNNWYSHSSSHSYDCLYLNSQDTLGWSNDRCHLGRPFICSIKAIC from the exons aTATCCATCATGTTCATCATGAAGACTGTGCTGCTCATCTCTGTTCTCTGTGTCACACTGTctgtcagtgctgcagcag TTGTTCCAGTGGAAGAAATTCTTACAAAGGAGACGGCTGATGTTTCACTCCCAG TTGTTCCAGCTGAAGGAGTTGTTTCAGAGGAGACGGCTGATGTTTCAGTTCCAG ctGTGGAAGTAGCAGATGTTGAAGAGGAGGAAACCGAACTTGCAGCCTCAG ATGACACAGCAGATGTTGAACCGGCGGTTCTACTGAAGGTCAACGCTCTAC GAAATGCAGTTCCTCCTCCTTTCGTCCAAG agcaagcatcttcacattgtcctGCAGGATGGCACGCACACGAGAAGCACTGCTATCTGATGGTCAACCTCACGTATGCCTGGACTAATGCAGAG TTTCTCTGTCAGAATATTGGTGCAAGCTTGGCGTCAGCCCACAATTTACAGGAAAATAATTTCCTGAAGCAGATGGTCTGGAAGGCTGGTTTCTTATCAGCCTGGTTCGGTGGATACAGATTCCAG GGCTACTGGAGATGGGATGATGGCACGCCATTCGACTACAACAACTGGTACTCccacagcagcagtcacagctATGACTGCCTCTACTTGAACAGCCAAG ACACCCTGGGCTGGTCCAATGACCGCTGCCACTTAGGACGTCCATTCATCTGCTCAATTAAAGCCATCTGCTAG